One Myripristis murdjan chromosome 17, fMyrMur1.1, whole genome shotgun sequence DNA segment encodes these proteins:
- the LOC115374860 gene encoding quinone oxidoreductase-like: protein MSTSKLMRAIRVSEFGPPSVLKLCSDVQVPKPGHRQVLIRVRACGVNPVETYIRAGTYSRKPTLPYTPGSDVAGVVEAVGEGVSTLKAGDRVFTTATESGGYAEFAIAASDSVHRLPDALDFTQGAAIGIPYFTAYRALFHKAHAKPGETVLIHGASGGVGVAACQLSRALGLKVLGTAGTPEGMKMVVSNGAHLAFNHREQGYTDKIMEATEGRGVDVIVEMLSNVNLSKDLQMLAYGGRVTVVGSRGSIEINPRDTMIKESSIMGVALFFATPEEKKECGAALYSGMEAGWLRPVVGRQYPLDMAAQAHHDIIECPGATGKMVLTM, encoded by the exons ATGTCGACCTCCAAGCTGATGAGGGCCATCAGAGTCAGTGAGTTCGGGCCGCCGTCCGTCCTCAAGCTGTGCTCTGATGTTCAGGTGCCAAAACCCggacacagacag GTGTTGATCCGTGTCCGTGCATGCGGCGTGAACCCTGTGGAAACGTACATCCGCGCTGGGACCTACAGCCGCAAGCCCACCCTGCCATACACACCGGGCTCCGACGTAGCTGGGGTGGTGGAGGCTGTCGGAGAGGGAGTCTCCACATTAAAA GCAGGGGATCGTGTTTTCACCACAGCCACAGAGTCGGGAGGTTATGCAGAGTTTGCCATCGCAGCGTCTGACTCTGTGCACAGGCTGCCGGACGCTCTAGACTTCACTCAGGGAGCCGCCATAGGCATCCCTTACTTCACCGCCTACAGAGCTCTGTTTCACAA AGCCCACGCCAAACCAGGAGAGACGGTCCTCATCCACGGTGCCAGCGGAGGG gtgggtgTAGCAGCGTGTCAGCTGTCCCGTGCTCTGGGCCTGAAGGTGCTGGGAACAGCAGGGACACCAGAGGGAATGAAGATGGTCGTCAGCAACGGAGCTCATCTGGCCTTCAATCACAGAGAGCAGGGTTACACAGACAAAATCatg gaagCTACCGAGGGGCGCGGTGTTGATGTGATTGTAGAGATGCTATCAAACGTCAACCTCAGTAAGGACCTGCAGATGCTGGCCTATGGAGGACGAGTTACG GTGGTGGGCAGCAGAGGCTCAATAGAGATCAACCCCAGAGACACCATGATCAAAGAGAGCAGCATCATGGGAGTGGCCCTTTTCTTCGCCACGCCG gaggagaagaaggaatgTGGGGCGGCGCTGTACTCTGGGATGGAGGCCGGTTGGCTGCGTCCGGTCGTCGGCCGCCAGTATCCTCTGGACATGGCTGCCCAGGCCCACCATGACATCATTGAGTGCCCCGGGGCCACTGGGAAGATGGTGTTGACCATGTGA